A window of Streptomyces broussonetiae genomic DNA:
TGGAACGACCGGAGCTGGCGGAACGGGTTCGGTCCACGACGGGGCCTTCCTCGATGCGGCACGTATCGAGGAATTCCTTGAGGGGGAATCACAGGAATGAGCCGAGTGAAATCCGAAGACCTCGGGTTGACGTTCCCCAGGTTCCTCGCGGTCCTACGGGAGTAGAAAGAAATAGGCCGGGGCCCGCACCCCAAGAGCGCGGGCCCCAGCCACATGTGCGCGAACCCGTGGCTCGCGACGATTCGCGTCAGCGTCAGGCGGGAACGATGTTCTCGGCCTGCGGGCCCTTCTGGCCCTGCGTGACGTCGAAGCTAACCTTCTGGCCTTCCTGAAGCTCGCGGAAGCCACCGTTGCTGATGATGTTCGAGTAGTGGGCGAACACGTCAGCGCCGCCACCCTCCTGCTCGATGAAGCCGAAGCCCTTTTCCGCGTTGAACCACTTCACGGTGCCAGATGCCATATTGAATCTCCCTTGAGGGGCAGTGCCGGACTCCGCACTTTACGGAGCCGAGTCGCCGCGATGATCACCCCTCCGGAAGGATCCCGGAAAGCTCTGCAAAGAAAAAATCTCTGGCAACCAAAACTGCAACTGCTATCACGCTAACACAGGGCGAGTCGCGAAGGCCATGCTTTTCTGGGCTCGTCCGGCAATTGTCATCCCGCTGGAGTGTGCATTTCTGTGTCGGCGGGACTAGGTATCCGCACGGTGCTCGTCCGGCTCCCGGCGCATTTCCCGGTGCATCCGGAGGGCGTCGTCGAGCTGGTCCTCCAGGGTGACGATGCGGCACGCGGCCTCGACGGGGGTGCCCTGGTCGACCAGCTCCCGGGCGCGGGCGGCGACACGCAACTGGCGACGGGAATACCGGCGGTGGCCGCCTTCCGAACGCAGCGGAGTGATCAGCCCGGCGTCGCCGACGGCCCTGAGGAAGGCGGGGGTGGTGCCGAGGACATCGGCGGCCCGCCCCATGGTGAAGGCGGGATAGTCGTCGTCGTCGAGGTTGTCGGCGACAGGGGTGTTCTCAGCGGGCATAGCACCTTCGTTTCGGGGACGCGGCGAGGGAGCCGGGCGTGCCTGGCGCCCGTGCTGCGAAGGACTCGGCGCCATCCGCCTGCGGTGCCATCTGCCTCGTGCGACAACCCTAACTCCAGCGGGCACGGACATGTGGTCCCGCCGTGGCAGATATCCTGTGTCCGGCCGGCGTACTCAGCTCGCGAAGTCGTCGTGCTCGTCCTGCTCCTCCTCCAGCTCTTCCATCAGGCGGACACCGACGTGTGTCAGCGAGACGGCGGCCGGGGTCCGGTGCGAGGTCCAGTCCACGTGGATCAGGCCCTCGTCGGCCAGGTAGACGCACGCGGCGGAGAGGTCCTCGTCGGGCAGGTCCAGCTCGGCGCGGAGCACCGATCCGCTGATCTCGAGGCGGTTGTGCTCGACGGCCCCGTACAGGGATTCCAGGACCGCCTTCCGGTTGTTCTTGCGTTCGCGGAGTTTCGTCATGGCTGTCGTTCTCCGAGGTGTTTGCCGGCCGCGTGGGTATGGACGCGACGGTGGATCACCGTGCCTCAGGGACCCGGGTCACACCTCGTCGGCGTGTGTTCGTGCCTGCTCTGTCGATGTACTGGTCGAGAGCCAGGACCGTGCGGGTTCCGCGGCGTTCGCGGTGTCGAGGGTGAGGTGGAGCCGGGTCCCTCCTTCGTGGCCGGCGGGGTAGCTGCGCTGCTCGGTCGAGGCGAAGCAGCGGCGGAGGACGTCGGCCACGCGCCGGGCGACCTCTGGGGTCGCGGCCACGATGCGGACCTCGGCGTGACTCTCGGAGGGCAAGGGCTCGTGCTCCATACGGACCTCCTGGCGGGCGACGGGTACACACCGGAACGCGGTCGTTGCCCGGGCCGCCGAGCGACGGTGACGGGGCTGCGGTGTGTTTCCACGGCACCCCTCTCCTGAAGGGTATGCCGGGTAAGGGCGGCCGTGCGTACCGCGGCCGACCGGCGGTCCGGCCGGAGTGCGGTGGAGAGACCGAGGGCACTGCGCGCACCGGCTCCGGCACCGGTGCCGCTCCCGGAGATCGACGACACGGGAGCGGTCCTCGTCCGCGACCCGGGGCAGGGTCCGCCCCATGACCGCGCACTGCCGCGCCCGGCGTCACGCTGGTGGACGCCCGGGACCGCAGGGTGCTCGAGACGCAGCGGTCCCGGGGGTGGCGGAGCGCCGCAGACGACCCCCTTACCCACCTGTTGCCCGGCCCGTTCCGGGTTCTGGTGCCGGCTCCGGAGAGGTGAGCACCGTACGTGTCGCCGTCGTCTCGGCCTCGGGCAGGCGCAGGGCGAGGAGGGCGATGTCGTCGGTGCTGCCGGGGGGCATCCGGGCGGACAGCTGGTCGCACAGGGTCTCCAGCGGTTCGTGGGCGAGGGCGAGGGCGTGGCGGCGCAGCCGGCCGAGCCCGCTGTCCAGGTCGCTGCCGGGCACTTCGATCAGGCCGTCGGTGTAGAGCAGGAGCGTGGACCCCGGCGGCAGGACGTGGGCGGCGCTCGGCCGGTGACCGCCGGCGTCCAGGTGGGTTCCGAGGATGAGTCCCTGCCCGGCTTCGAGGTACTGCGCGTTTCCGTCGGGGGTCAGCAAGAGGGGCGGCGGGTGCCCGGCGCTGGTCCAGCGCAGTGTCCAGGGGCCGGTGTCCGGTCCTTCCACCCGGGCGAGGACGAGGGTGGCCATCGACACGCTGGTGATGGCGTGCATGGCGGTGTCGAGACGGTCAACGATGGCGCCGGTCGGCTCGGTGCGGTCCCAGGCGAGGGAGCGCAGGATGCCGTGCAACTGCGCCATACCGGCCGCGGCGGTCAGATCGTGGCCCACGACGTCGCCGATGACCAGCGCGAGCGTGCCGTCCCGCAGTGTGAACGCGTCGTACCAGTCGCCACCGACCTGAGAGCCGGCCGGAGCGGGCTGGTACCGGGCGGCCAGCTGGATCCGGCCGTGCTCGGGCAGCGGGGGGAGGAGGTTGCGCTGCATGGCCTCGGCGACCGCACGCTGCCGGCCGAACCGGCGGGCGTTGTCGATGACGAGGCCCACCCGGCGGCCGATGTCGCTCGCCACGTCCACATCGCCGGTGCCGAAGGGACGCGCCGGGTCGGTCCGCACCAGGGTCAGGGCGCCGGTGACCTGCCGTCTGGTGCCCAGCGGCACCGTGATGACGGATGCCGCGCCGGCCGCTTTGAGGAAGGCGCTGTGAACGGCGGCCGGCGGGGAGTCGGGCGGTACCTCCAGGTCCGCCCGGTCCTGTACGACGGGACCGGCTCCGTGCAGTACCTGGACCAGGGGCGAACGGGCCGACTCCTCGGCCGGCGGCGGAAGTTGACCTTGCCAGTCCTCTTGCCCGGCGTCACGGCCCTCGGGCCCGGTCACCGCCACCCGGTGCACCTGACGGGGGCCGACCAGGAGGTCCACCACCGCCCAGTCGGCGAGACGGGGAACCAGGAGCCGGCTCAACCGGGCAAGGGCCTCGTCCACCTCCAGGGTCTGACCGAGTACGTCGGTGATCTCCGCCACGAGGGTCAACCGCTCGGCGAGGCTCTCCAGAGCGCTCGTACGAGCGGCTTGCTCCGCCTGTTCCGCACGCTCCCTCTGTTCCACGCGTTCCGCCTGCTCCTGACGGGCACCGTGGCCCGCCGCGGTCTCGTGGATGAGTACGACCATGCCCTGGACGACGCCGGAGACATCGCAGACGTCGTCGTCGGTCAGGGGCGAGGTCGACCAGGAGACCGGGACCAGCCGTCCGTCACCCCGCAGGCACCTGTCGTCGTCCCCGCGCGCCGAACGCCCCTCGGCCAGTGCCCGCAGCAGCGGGCAGCGCTCTCGGGGGATCCGGGCGCCTCCCGGGTCCCGGTGGCACAGGTCGTGCAGGTCCTGCCCGCACATCGTCGCTGCCGCGCGCCCCAGCAGCTGCTCGGCGGCCGGGTTGACCGCGGCGATCCGCCCGGCCGAGTCGATCACGGCGACGGCCGTACCCAGCTGCTCGACGACCTGCTGCCACAGCTGCGGCTTCGCTGCCGGCAGCGGCCGTTCGTGCTCTGCGCCGGGCTTCAAGCCGTCCATCACGCCGCCGCCCTTCCTGCACGGACCAGACCGCCGCCGGGGCCCCGGCCCCGGTCATGAAGACGCCGGTGCCCCGATGGTCCTCCTGCGAGTACCCGGCCGCACGGCCGACACGACGGCGCATCCGCTACAGCGCCGTACGGCTCCTCCGGCTGAGCCCGACACCGCCGGTGCGGACGGAGGGCCGGCCCGCGGCCCGGCTCGGCCGCTCGGCCCGGGCCGTCTCGTGCAACAGGACGCCGGCGATCAGCGCGGTGACCTCCCAAGCGGACATTTCCGCGTCCTTGGGCAGGAGCTGGGGGAGGCGATCGGCCAGACAGTCCTGAAGATGGGCCACGTTGCCGTAGTGGTTGAGGACCTTCTGCGGGTGAGCGCCGACGTGAAGAAGCTGCCCGCCTGCGTGAAGGCGCTGAGTTCACCTGGGCCACAGCTCGTCGTCATGGCGAAACCGCTGCTTCGACAGCAACGTCGTCAAGGGCCCCCGCCGCGCGAATCTGTCAGCACGCGGGCGAGCGGCAGCGCGAGGTGGCCGCCGGCTTCGACGACGTGGTCCGTGTCGAACGCGTGCAGCAGCATGCCGGTTCGGAGGCCCAGATCGGAGGACCATGGCGAGCGCACAGGACGACCGGCGAAGTGTGTGCCTGGTAGGGGTTGGCTGTCGCGTTCCTCGCAGCAGGCAACGCTCGGCCCCGGTTCACCTTCCGGCGGGTCCGGGACAGCGGGCTGCGGGGACTCTTGGGGCATGGCCCGGCGGAGGCCGTCGGGGCTCTGCGGGCAGCGCCTGGTTGGCCGGGGTGCTGGGCGAACGGGCCCGCGTGCGCTCTGGTGAGGATGCACGCGGGCCCGTCGTCCGGGTGGCGGGTTCGACCTCCCGCCGGAGGACCGGTCAGCTCAGCCGGTAGCCGTTGTAGCCGTAGCCGATCTTGACGCGGGAGGCCAGCGGGTGCGAGACGTCGCCCGTGCCTTCGTACAGCCACAGGTTGCCGCTGCTGTCGCGGGCGATCAGGTCGGAGTGGCCGTTGCCGGTCATGTCCCCGTTCATCACGTACGCGGTGTAGTGGAAGCCGTAGCCGATCTTCACGCGGGAGGCCAGCGGGGCCGACTTGTTGCCGGTGCCCTTGTACAGCCACAGGTTCCCGGAGGAGTCCTGGGCGAGCAGGTCGAGCTTGCCGTCGCCGGTGAAGTCGCCCTTGCCGAAGACGTTGGCGCCGTACATGTTCCAGCCGTAGCCGAGCTTGACGCGCGAGCCGAAGTTGCCGTGGCCGGTGCCCGGGTAGAGCCAGATGTTGCCGCTGGAGTCAACGGCAAGCAGGTCCTGGTAGCCGTCACCGGTGACGTCGCCGGGCACGAGCATGACCTTCATGCCGTTCCAGCCGGACCCGAGCGCGCTGACCTCGGTGTTGCCGGTGGACAGGTTGTAGTGCTGCCAGTACAGGCTGCCGTCGGTGGTGCGTACCAGCAGGTCGGCGTAGCCGTCGCGGTCCAGGTCGGCCTGGCGCACCAGGTTGACCCCGCTCCAGTCGCCGAGCGACACCCGGGACCCGAAGGACTTGCCGCGTGAGTCGTACTCGTATCCCTGGCCGTTGGACGCGATCGCGAACATGTCGGCGCGGCCGTCACCGCTCAGGTCGGTGTCGTCGATGCGCGGTTCGGCCGCCCCGACGTACGTGCTCAGCTTGGTGAAGACGCTGTAGGAGCCCTGGCTCACGCAGTCCTGCACGCCCCACGACACGACGCCGACGACGCGCCCGCCGACGACCAGCGGGCCGCCGGAGTCGCCGTTGCAGGTGGCGACCGTGCCGCTGTCGGAGCCGCTGGCCGACGCACCGACGCAGGTCATGGCGCCCGCCACGAAGTCGCCGCCGTAATAACTCGAGCAGGTCGAGTCGCCGTTCACCGGCACGGTGGCCTTGCGCAGGGTCTGCGAGATGTCCTGGCTGGTGGAACTGGTGCGCCCCCAGCCGTAGATCTGTGCCTGGGTGCCCGCCTTGTACGACGTGGTGTCGTCGGAGGTGGTGATGGGCAGCGGCTTGGCGCTGATCGGGTTGGGCAGCGTCAGCACGGCGACGTCGTTGACGGCGGTGCCGCTCGATGTGATCTTGAACGAAGGGGCGTTCCACTGCCGCCACACGCCCGTCACCGTGCCGCCGTGGAGGTCGGTGGTGTTGGTCGACGAGTCGGTGGTCGGCAGCTGGTCGGTCCCGTAGACGATGGAACCGTTGGCGTGCCAGTCGTAGCCCGAGACACAGTGCGCGGCGGTGAGGATCTTCGTGGGCGACACGACGGTGCCGCCGCAGAAGAAGCCGACGTCGTCACTGGTGTCGGTGGTGCCCTTGTCGTCGTAGTACCACAGCTGCACCATCCACGGGGCTGTGGAGATGCTGGTGGTCGTGCCGCCGATGATCTGCGTGCCGGCGGTGCCGGAGGACGACGGCTGCGGCTTGGGGCTGGTGGTGGTGCCGGACGACGCTCCGGTGCTCGCGGCGGGTCGCAGGACGGCGGGGGTGTTGGCGGCCGGCGCGGTGAGCGCGCCGTGCACCCGGGCAGTGAGCTGCGACTTGCCGACGCTGCCGTGGCCCGTGACGCCGATGTCCGTCGGCAGTGATGCCGCGTTGGCGGGCGCCATGAGGAACGCACCGGCGCCGCCGAGAAGCAGCGTGGCGGCAGCGGCGGGTACGGCTATCCGGGCCCGGCGACGGTGTTTCCCGCCTCTGGGGGCAGAGGACACTCATGTCTCCTGTGGTGAAGATGCTGAGGGGGGTGGCATCAACGAAGCGGCTGATAGTACTTCCAGCCCGTTGATCTTCACCAGCCTCTTACGCCACGGAAACCTGACTTTCTCGTCTCTGTCACCAGGTTGCCCCGCTTCTGGGGCGTCGGCCCTCGGCCTCGCCGATGCGGTGAGCGTGGCTCGCCGCCGACTACGACACGGACGCGATTCTCACCCGCGACCGACGGGACTTCCGGGCCGCACGCCTGTTGGGCCGCTCCAGGGCGTCCGGGTACGTCCCGACGATCTCCCGCTCCGACGCAGGGCCCTCGGCGGTCAAGTGCCCGCTCCGGCGAGCGGCTTGCGCACCGCCCACGACGGATCACGTGCAAAGCCTGCGCCGTTGCGCGGGCCGGTTGGTACCGCTGGTGACCCTGGTCGTCCGCTCTTGTGGGCACGCTGTGGGCACGGCGTTGAAGGACACCGGCCGAAGCGCTTGCGCGAACGGGCTCTGCGCTTGGCGCCGCTGTCTGCGTCGACATGCCCGGGGACCCTTGGCGAGTGCACAGCCCTTCCGGCGGGGTGCGCCTCCCGGAGGCGAGGGCGGCGTCGGTTCGGCAGCAGCGGACCGGCGACCTTCCGAGCCGTGCTCTCCTTCGGCCGCAAGACGGCGTTCCGGATACGGCACGCGCCCGCGTGTTCAGGCGGAGTCGGAGCCGGCACGGTCCGCCGATTCGCCGGCGGCGCGACGGTACTCGGCGTTTATGCGCTGCGCTTCCTCGAGCTGGTCCTCGAGGATGACGATGCGACACGCGGCCTCGATCGGAGTCCCCTTGTCGACGAGCTCCCGGGCGCGCGCGGCGATCCGCAGTTGGTAGCGGGAGTACCGGCGATGTCCTCCCTCCGAGCGGAGCGGAGTGATCAGACGAGCCTCACCGATGGCCCGGAGGAAGGCCGGGGTGGCGCCGAGCATCTCGGCTGCCCGGCCCATCGTGTACGCGGGGTAGTCGTCGTCGTCCAGACGATCATGAAGGGGGTTGTCCGATGTCATGTCACCTCGTTGTGCAACGCGTCGAGGGGCCCTGGTGCGTACGGCACCAGGGCCCCGAAGGAAATTGAACACCATCTGTCGGCCCTACTGCTGTGCCGACCTTCTGTTTCCGCTACCCGGCCCGGCAGAGGGGGTGCGGGGGGATCGCAGCTGCTTGACCG
This region includes:
- a CDS encoding cold-shock protein, producing MASGTVKWFNAEKGFGFIEQEGGGADVFAHYSNIISNGGFRELQEGQKVSFDVTQGQKGPQAENIVPA
- a CDS encoding helix-turn-helix domain-containing protein is translated as MPAENTPVADNLDDDDYPAFTMGRAADVLGTTPAFLRAVGDAGLITPLRSEGGHRRYSRRQLRVAARARELVDQGTPVEAACRIVTLEDQLDDALRMHREMRREPDEHRADT
- a CDS encoding SpoIIE family protein phosphatase yields the protein MDGLKPGAEHERPLPAAKPQLWQQVVEQLGTAVAVIDSAGRIAAVNPAAEQLLGRAAATMCGQDLHDLCHRDPGGARIPRERCPLLRALAEGRSARGDDDRCLRGDGRLVPVSWSTSPLTDDDVCDVSGVVQGMVVLIHETAAGHGARQEQAERVEQRERAEQAEQAARTSALESLAERLTLVAEITDVLGQTLEVDEALARLSRLLVPRLADWAVVDLLVGPRQVHRVAVTGPEGRDAGQEDWQGQLPPPAEESARSPLVQVLHGAGPVVQDRADLEVPPDSPPAAVHSAFLKAAGAASVITVPLGTRRQVTGALTLVRTDPARPFGTGDVDVASDIGRRVGLVIDNARRFGRQRAVAEAMQRNLLPPLPEHGRIQLAARYQPAPAGSQVGGDWYDAFTLRDGTLALVIGDVVGHDLTAAAGMAQLHGILRSLAWDRTEPTGAIVDRLDTAMHAITSVSMATLVLARVEGPDTGPWTLRWTSAGHPPPLLLTPDGNAQYLEAGQGLILGTHLDAGGHRPSAAHVLPPGSTLLLYTDGLIEVPGSDLDSGLGRLRRHALALAHEPLETLCDQLSARMPPGSTDDIALLALRLPEAETTATRTVLTSPEPAPEPGTGRATGG
- a CDS encoding trypsin-like serine protease — its product is MSSAPRGGKHRRRARIAVPAAAATLLLGGAGAFLMAPANAASLPTDIGVTGHGSVGKSQLTARVHGALTAPAANTPAVLRPAASTGASSGTTTSPKPQPSSSGTAGTQIIGGTTTSISTAPWMVQLWYYDDKGTTDTSDDVGFFCGGTVVSPTKILTAAHCVSGYDWHANGSIVYGTDQLPTTDSSTNTTDLHGGTVTGVWRQWNAPSFKITSSGTAVNDVAVLTLPNPISAKPLPITTSDDTTSYKAGTQAQIYGWGRTSSTSQDISQTLRKATVPVNGDSTCSSYYGGDFVAGAMTCVGASASGSDSGTVATCNGDSGGPLVVGGRVVGVVSWGVQDCVSQGSYSVFTKLSTYVGAAEPRIDDTDLSGDGRADMFAIASNGQGYEYDSRGKSFGSRVSLGDWSGVNLVRQADLDRDGYADLLVRTTDGSLYWQHYNLSTGNTEVSALGSGWNGMKVMLVPGDVTGDGYQDLLAVDSSGNIWLYPGTGHGNFGSRVKLGYGWNMYGANVFGKGDFTGDGKLDLLAQDSSGNLWLYKGTGNKSAPLASRVKIGYGFHYTAYVMNGDMTGNGHSDLIARDSSGNLWLYEGTGDVSHPLASRVKIGYGYNGYRLS
- a CDS encoding MerR family transcriptional regulator, producing the protein MTSDNPLHDRLDDDDYPAYTMGRAAEMLGATPAFLRAIGEARLITPLRSEGGHRRYSRYQLRIAARARELVDKGTPIEAACRIVILEDQLEEAQRINAEYRRAAGESADRAGSDSA